In the Kaistella sp. 97-N-M2 genome, one interval contains:
- the aroC gene encoding chorismate synthase — protein MFNLGNFLSLSTFGESHGPAYGGIITNFPAGFKVDLDEVQHQLDRRKPGQSAIVTQRKESDTVKFLSGIFEGQSTGTPIGFLIENENQKSRDYDHIAKAYRPSHADFTYDQKFGIRDYRGGGKSSARETVNWVVAGSLAKQLLPEDVEIKAYVSSVGEIFCEKPYQDLDFSRIDSNDVRCPDAETAEKMISKIKEIKKEGNTIGGTITCVIKNLPIGVGEPVFGKLQAELAKAMLNINACKGFEYGSGFCGAKMTGKDHNDLFNEDFTTKTNLSGGIQGGISNGMDIYFRVAFKPVATILRPQESFDTQGNAVTVEGKGRHDPCVLPRAVPIVENLAAFVLADLFLINKLRKYDM, from the coding sequence ATGTTCAATTTAGGAAATTTTCTTTCTCTTTCTACGTTTGGCGAAAGTCATGGCCCCGCATATGGCGGAATTATCACCAATTTTCCGGCTGGTTTCAAGGTTGATCTCGACGAAGTTCAACATCAACTCGACCGAAGAAAGCCCGGCCAGTCTGCCATCGTTACGCAACGCAAAGAAAGCGACACCGTGAAGTTTCTTTCCGGTATTTTCGAAGGGCAATCCACCGGCACTCCCATCGGTTTCCTCATCGAAAATGAAAACCAAAAATCGCGGGACTACGATCACATTGCCAAAGCCTATCGGCCAAGTCACGCAGATTTTACGTACGACCAAAAATTTGGAATCCGCGATTATCGCGGTGGCGGCAAGTCTTCTGCGCGCGAAACCGTGAACTGGGTGGTGGCCGGAAGTTTAGCAAAGCAACTGCTGCCGGAAGATGTGGAAATTAAAGCTTACGTTTCTTCTGTGGGCGAAATTTTCTGCGAAAAACCCTATCAGGATCTAGATTTTTCGAGGATTGATTCCAATGATGTCCGGTGTCCCGACGCGGAAACGGCAGAGAAAATGATTTCGAAAATTAAAGAAATAAAAAAGGAAGGTAACACGATTGGCGGCACCATCACCTGCGTGATCAAAAATCTTCCCATCGGCGTGGGCGAACCGGTTTTTGGAAAACTTCAGGCCGAACTGGCAAAAGCAATGCTCAACATCAACGCCTGCAAAGGTTTCGAATATGGAAGCGGTTTTTGCGGCGCCAAAATGACGGGCAAAGATCATAACGATCTGTTCAACGAGGATTTCACCACGAAAACTAATCTTTCCGGCGGAATCCAGGGCGGAATTTCCAATGGAATGGATATTTATTTTCGCGTCGCCTTTAAACCCGTCGCCACAATTTTGCGTCCGCAGGAAAGTTTCGACACGCAAGGAAATGCGGTAACCGTTGAAGGAAAAGGCCGTCACGACCCTTGTGTCCTGCCGCGCGCCGTTCCGATCGTCGAAAACTTAGCGGCTTTTGTTTTAGCCGATCTTTTTCTGATCAACAAACTTCGCAAATATGATATGTGA
- a CDS encoding YMGG-like glycine zipper-containing protein translates to MNATNVITQIEDKKQAVKGFFITGAMSMLLLAACTKDNSVAEKSLDQQKMEFQSRQLEIEKQKLAIEKEKMAYETQKKADSIAEVSKAQAAAKPQVIRETKTVYVNNTPRAASSSGSTNNGSYAGTSQGTTQKKGMSKAAKGTIIGTVGGAAAGAIISKKNRGLGAVVGGVVGGATGYTIGRAGDRKDGRVQPRN, encoded by the coding sequence ATGAATGCAACCAACGTAATAACACAGATAGAAGATAAGAAGCAGGCTGTAAAAGGCTTTTTTATAACAGGCGCAATGTCGATGTTACTTTTAGCGGCATGTACGAAAGACAATTCTGTCGCTGAAAAATCTTTGGATCAGCAGAAAATGGAATTTCAATCCAGACAGCTGGAAATTGAAAAACAAAAATTAGCCATCGAAAAAGAAAAAATGGCGTACGAAACACAAAAAAAAGCCGACAGTATTGCAGAAGTCAGCAAGGCGCAGGCCGCTGCAAAACCTCAGGTTATTCGTGAGACAAAAACGGTTTACGTAAACAATACGCCGCGCGCCGCAAGTTCTTCCGGATCCACTAACAATGGAAGCTATGCCGGAACTTCGCAGGGAACAACTCAGAAAAAAGGAATGAGTAAAGCCGCCAAAGGAACCATTATCGGAACGGTAGGTGGTGCCGCTGCCGGTGCGATTATCAGCAAGAAAAACCGTGGTCTTGGTGCAGTAGTTGGAGGCGTGGTTGGTGGTGCAACTGGTTATACGATTGGCCGTGCAGGCGACCGAAAAGACGGCAGAGTACAACCCAGAAATTAA
- a CDS encoding LIC_10190 family membrane protein: MVYIVFMLLVLLPVLAGWGRIFSHLFGAIFSGISFYLLAGIFTVATLFTLLSFFLPLNIYVEGGTLAVGLLSFFYFKMYRDFRLFLARNALYFIPLSLVTILFGSYFPFILDHFGYYVPTIKWLSEVGMVRGISNLDLLLGQMSVWHIFQAGFSNFSDPFLRINVLMLLVYVVYIFEKHSWLHFIFLPFLFFFCQSPSPDLPVIVISLMLTNEFLHFNKKITLLFIFSVFVFVIKPTMVWLPLFALLYGVVILKVRLKVIIPGILLLLLFFMKNVWTFGFPIFPLELFDLGFSGQPNAELLRNSAEMAIMKTYDMQYAFSEIERFSKLDYLKNWLFLSGIKGKIHFAFLLGLITFLLFCVKRKSRILWLLFISILFKSILVLLFSAQYRFFLDVFLVIVLVIFYETVSKKIPLITFSCLSVLGLLFLSFPGQLKDLIPSFKLGSFMTGFNTNQFYKPSHFELKKYETHQIGNLKFNVVQDYPFSFDTPLPAISPAFIQEDVDAGIFPQLKGNSLKDGFIWRKISAEEKEKLKIILKDLPR, translated from the coding sequence ATGGTATACATCGTCTTCATGCTCCTTGTTTTGCTTCCGGTTTTGGCTGGGTGGGGCAGAATTTTTTCCCACTTGTTTGGAGCGATTTTCTCGGGAATTTCTTTCTACTTATTGGCTGGTATATTTACCGTGGCTACTCTGTTTACGCTTCTTTCTTTCTTCCTTCCCTTAAATATTTATGTTGAAGGCGGCACCTTGGCCGTTGGACTTTTATCCTTTTTTTACTTTAAAATGTACCGTGACTTCCGGCTTTTTCTCGCACGAAACGCGCTGTATTTTATTCCCCTTTCTCTGGTTACAATTTTATTTGGCTCCTATTTTCCTTTTATTCTGGATCATTTCGGGTATTACGTTCCCACCATTAAATGGCTTTCGGAGGTTGGTATGGTCAGAGGAATTTCGAACCTCGATTTACTGCTCGGCCAAATGTCCGTATGGCATATTTTTCAGGCGGGATTTTCAAATTTCAGCGATCCTTTTTTGAGGATTAATGTTTTAATGCTTCTCGTTTATGTCGTTTACATCTTCGAAAAACACTCGTGGCTTCATTTCATTTTCCTGCCCTTTTTATTTTTTTTCTGCCAGTCTCCCAGCCCCGATTTACCGGTGATCGTTATTTCTCTGATGCTCACCAACGAATTTCTACACTTCAATAAAAAAATCACGCTGCTCTTTATTTTTTCGGTGTTTGTGTTTGTAATAAAACCGACAATGGTGTGGCTGCCCCTTTTCGCCTTGCTTTATGGAGTTGTAATTTTAAAAGTCCGTTTAAAAGTAATCATTCCCGGCATCCTTTTACTGCTGCTGTTTTTTATGAAAAATGTCTGGACTTTTGGCTTTCCGATTTTTCCTCTGGAGCTTTTCGATTTGGGTTTTTCCGGGCAACCGAATGCTGAATTGCTTCGAAATTCCGCCGAAATGGCAATCATGAAAACCTACGATATGCAGTATGCGTTTTCGGAAATTGAGCGATTTTCGAAACTCGATTACCTTAAAAACTGGCTTTTTTTGAGTGGAATTAAAGGAAAAATCCATTTTGCTTTTCTTTTGGGTTTGATCACCTTTTTACTTTTTTGCGTGAAAAGAAAGTCCAGGATTTTGTGGCTGCTTTTTATTTCGATTCTTTTCAAAAGTATTCTGGTTCTCTTATTTTCTGCGCAGTACCGCTTTTTTCTCGACGTTTTCTTGGTTATCGTTTTGGTAATTTTTTACGAAACTGTTTCGAAAAAAATACCCCTCATCACTTTTTCCTGCCTGTCGGTTTTAGGATTGCTCTTTCTAAGTTTTCCGGGCCAATTGAAAGATTTAATACCAAGTTTTAAACTCGGTAGTTTCATGACGGGTTTCAACACAAATCAGTTTTACAAACCGTCTCATTTTGAATTAAAAAAATACGAAACCCATCAAATCGGGAATTTAAAATTTAATGTCGTGCAGGATTATCCTTTCAGTTTTGATACACCTTTGCCGGCGATTTCTCCAGCTTTTATTCAGGAAGATGTAGATGCGGGAATTTTTCCGCAGTTAAAAGGAAATTCACTGAAAGACGGATTTATTTGGCGAAAAATTTCCGCGGAAGAAAAGGAAAAACTCAAAATAATTTTAAAAGATCTGCCGCGCTGA
- a CDS encoding thioredoxin family protein, producing the protein MKDYWQKALTFEEYLKIAEERAQNNPNKTDPYQAYYELGLNRMRRTLKKYQVDEAQLSNLKEKNFAGKVLIITESWCGDASATVPAVSKFFEAAGNEVKIFLRDSDQTLINRFLTNGTQSIPIVILLNEDFTVQSNWGPRPQYGLDLLKKFKENPETYPLEEFYNDLQVYYAKNRGKDAIEEILNLL; encoded by the coding sequence ATGAAAGACTACTGGCAAAAAGCCTTAACCTTCGAGGAATATCTAAAAATCGCGGAAGAACGCGCCCAAAATAATCCCAATAAAACTGATCCGTATCAGGCCTATTACGAGTTGGGACTTAACCGCATGCGCCGCACTTTAAAAAAATACCAAGTGGATGAAGCGCAACTTTCAAACCTGAAAGAAAAGAACTTCGCGGGAAAAGTCCTCATCATCACCGAATCGTGGTGCGGTGATGCAAGTGCCACGGTGCCGGCCGTTTCGAAATTTTTTGAAGCTGCAGGCAACGAGGTGAAAATATTTTTAAGGGATTCGGATCAGACTTTGATCAACCGGTTTCTCACGAACGGCACGCAGTCGATCCCAATTGTTATCCTTTTAAATGAAGATTTTACGGTGCAGAGTAATTGGGGGCCGCGGCCACAATACGGTTTGGATCTGCTGAAGAAATTTAAAGAAAATCCCGAAACCTATCCGCTCGAAGAATTCTATAACGATCTGCAGGTCTATTATGCCAAAAACCGCGGCAAAGATGCCATTGAAGAAATTTTAAATTTACTCTAA